In Eriocheir sinensis breed Jianghai 21 chromosome 8, ASM2467909v1, whole genome shotgun sequence, the following proteins share a genomic window:
- the LOC126995415 gene encoding uncharacterized protein LOC126995415 isoform X1: MVVAMVVVVMGVVVTSPALADDPSLFEGCLVSPAFNISVGGRRAAQAEFWGFVGSAAAGPVMEVEVGEEGGFGHTRVNLTHTHASAIRVALMEERRQEWRVSGRVTAGWRRFLLAATWQKDALRLALTDDLGAAWLADAPPQGVPAAQWVSVAVPHFSTNCQALTPVWRVAAGAATEVPLSPLSRRLQFTLEGGSLPRLTLHHTELSLAAAAGDGSGQDTPPPAGPLLLRLTLDHTRPAAPPRLVSMLLPEESCSCPLAPSPAPSSSFSSLPLALPHGASCSQVAAGLRGVVEVVAGGPVVAMRLSGQGEGAFHVVQQLHVSPAAQDTTWGAAPCSGVIAISWPVLAGAAAALLLAGTCVGAGLCRLMGTRVEAAESAEVTTTTKSQSREEAASRKSESPYLKPRRGPSPPALPPPSVLVALPGSPAAALQEWRSAAVVPAPRKSVPLYLHPRPGPRPAPWPALALPPPRSSSPEDTYEYVDEAMATGDPWAEDSFTSDDADADDKGDRLYCN; encoded by the exons gctgcCTCGTGTCCCCGGCGTTCAACATCAGCGTGGGGGGGCGCCGCGCCGCACAAGCGGAGTTTTGGGGTTTCGTGGGGTCCGCCGCCGCCGGCCCCGtcatggaggtggaggtgggggaggaaggcggCTTCGGGCACACACGCGTGAACCTGACGCACACGCACGCCTCCGCCATCCGCGTGGCCCTGATGGAGGAGCGGCGGCAGGAGTGGCGCGTGTCGGGGCGTGTGACAGCCGGGTGGCGCCGCTTCCTGCTGGCGGCCACGTGGCAGAAGGACGCCCTGCGCCTCGCCCTCACCGACGACCTCGGCGCCGCCTGGCTGGCCGACGCGCCGCCGCAGGGAGTGCCCGCCGCCCAGTGGGTCAGCGTGGCCGTGCCGCACTTCAGCACGAACTGCCAAGCGC TGACCCCCGTGTGGCGCGTGGCGGCCGGCGCGGCCACGGAGGTGCCGCTCTCGCCGCTGTCGCGCCGCCTTCAGTTCACGCTGGAGGGCGGGTCGCTGCCGCGGCTAACGCTGCACCACACGGAGCTTAGCCTGGCCGCGGCGGCAGGCGACGGCAGTGGGCAGGACACCCCGCCGCCGGCAGGGCCACTGCTGCTGCGCCTGACGCTGGACCACACCcggcccgccgcgccgccccgcctGGTGAGTATGCTGCTACCTGAGGAGTCTTGCTCCTGCCCCCttgccccctcccctgccccctcatcttccttctcctccctgcccCTGGCACTCCCTCACGGCGCCTCTTGCTCCCAGGTGGCGGCGGGCCTGCGcggcgtggtggaggtggtagcggGCGGCCCCGTGGTGGCCATGCGGCTCAGCGGCCAGGGGGAAGGCGCCTTCCACGTGGTGCAGCAGCTGCACGTGTCCCCCGCCGCTCAGGACACCACCTGGGGTGCCGCCCCCTGCTCCGGGGTGATCGCTATCAGCTGGCCTGTCCtggcaggggcggcggcggcgctgCTGCTGGCCGGCACGTGTGTGGGCGCCGGCCTGTGCCGCCTCATGGGGACCCGTGTG GAGGCGGCGGAGTCGGCGGaggtgacgacgacgacgaagtcTCAGTCGCGGGAAGAAGCGGCGTCGCGAAAGTCAGAGTCTCCGTACCTGAAGCCACGGCGCGGCCCTTCCCCACCCGCGCTGCCGCCCCCCAGCGTGCTCGTGGCGCTGCCCGGCTCCCCGGCGGCGGCTCTGCAGGAGTGGCGCAGCGCCGCGGTGGTGCCAGCTCCGCGCAAGTCTGTGCCTCTGTACCTACATCCCCGCCCCGGTCCCCGCCCCGCTCCCTGGCCTGCCCTGGCCCTGCCGCCGCCCCGCAGCTCCAGCCCCGAAGACACATACGAGTACGTGGACGAGGCGATGGCGACGGGCGACCCGTGGGCGGAGGACTCGTTCACCAGCGACGACGCCGACGCCGACGACAAAGGCGACCGCCTCTACTGTAACTGA
- the LOC126995415 gene encoding uncharacterized protein LOC126995415 isoform X2: MVVAMVVVVMGVVVTSPALADDPSLFEGCLVSPAFNISVGGRRAAQAEFWGFVGSAAAGPVMEVEVGEEGGFGHTRVNLTHTHASAIRVALMEERRQEWRVSGRVTAGWRRFLLAATWQKDALRLALTDDLGAAWLADAPPQGVPAAQWVSVAVPHFSTNCQALTPVWRVAAGAATEVPLSPLSRRLQFTLEGGSLPRLTLHHTELSLAAAAGDGSGQDTPPPAGPLLLRLTLDHTRPAAPPRLVAAGLRGVVEVVAGGPVVAMRLSGQGEGAFHVVQQLHVSPAAQDTTWGAAPCSGVIAISWPVLAGAAAALLLAGTCVGAGLCRLMGTRVEAAESAEVTTTTKSQSREEAASRKSESPYLKPRRGPSPPALPPPSVLVALPGSPAAALQEWRSAAVVPAPRKSVPLYLHPRPGPRPAPWPALALPPPRSSSPEDTYEYVDEAMATGDPWAEDSFTSDDADADDKGDRLYCN, translated from the exons gctgcCTCGTGTCCCCGGCGTTCAACATCAGCGTGGGGGGGCGCCGCGCCGCACAAGCGGAGTTTTGGGGTTTCGTGGGGTCCGCCGCCGCCGGCCCCGtcatggaggtggaggtgggggaggaaggcggCTTCGGGCACACACGCGTGAACCTGACGCACACGCACGCCTCCGCCATCCGCGTGGCCCTGATGGAGGAGCGGCGGCAGGAGTGGCGCGTGTCGGGGCGTGTGACAGCCGGGTGGCGCCGCTTCCTGCTGGCGGCCACGTGGCAGAAGGACGCCCTGCGCCTCGCCCTCACCGACGACCTCGGCGCCGCCTGGCTGGCCGACGCGCCGCCGCAGGGAGTGCCCGCCGCCCAGTGGGTCAGCGTGGCCGTGCCGCACTTCAGCACGAACTGCCAAGCGC TGACCCCCGTGTGGCGCGTGGCGGCCGGCGCGGCCACGGAGGTGCCGCTCTCGCCGCTGTCGCGCCGCCTTCAGTTCACGCTGGAGGGCGGGTCGCTGCCGCGGCTAACGCTGCACCACACGGAGCTTAGCCTGGCCGCGGCGGCAGGCGACGGCAGTGGGCAGGACACCCCGCCGCCGGCAGGGCCACTGCTGCTGCGCCTGACGCTGGACCACACCcggcccgccgcgccgccccgcctG GTGGCGGCGGGCCTGCGcggcgtggtggaggtggtagcggGCGGCCCCGTGGTGGCCATGCGGCTCAGCGGCCAGGGGGAAGGCGCCTTCCACGTGGTGCAGCAGCTGCACGTGTCCCCCGCCGCTCAGGACACCACCTGGGGTGCCGCCCCCTGCTCCGGGGTGATCGCTATCAGCTGGCCTGTCCtggcaggggcggcggcggcgctgCTGCTGGCCGGCACGTGTGTGGGCGCCGGCCTGTGCCGCCTCATGGGGACCCGTGTG GAGGCGGCGGAGTCGGCGGaggtgacgacgacgacgaagtcTCAGTCGCGGGAAGAAGCGGCGTCGCGAAAGTCAGAGTCTCCGTACCTGAAGCCACGGCGCGGCCCTTCCCCACCCGCGCTGCCGCCCCCCAGCGTGCTCGTGGCGCTGCCCGGCTCCCCGGCGGCGGCTCTGCAGGAGTGGCGCAGCGCCGCGGTGGTGCCAGCTCCGCGCAAGTCTGTGCCTCTGTACCTACATCCCCGCCCCGGTCCCCGCCCCGCTCCCTGGCCTGCCCTGGCCCTGCCGCCGCCCCGCAGCTCCAGCCCCGAAGACACATACGAGTACGTGGACGAGGCGATGGCGACGGGCGACCCGTGGGCGGAGGACTCGTTCACCAGCGACGACGCCGACGCCGACGACAAAGGCGACCGCCTCTACTGTAACTGA